ATAAGTATTAACTTGATAAATTGAGCAAATATCCATACCGGAGATCTGCATGGACCTTGGAGAAACGGACCTGGTTTGTTGTGAACATTTTGGACTTTGAAACCATCGCGTGAGTCAGAAGCTGTTAAGCTAACCTTGAAGCTAAAAAGCTAACAAGAAGTTAACGGGGAATATAATGGCCCGATTTCAATGTTGTAGATCTGCACGGGTGCGGATGAAGTGGACAAGATCCTCTCTGAGAGTTGAACATTAGAAGTGTGCTGGTGAGTTAAACTGGGACTGGGCGAATCAGGCTAATGGAAAAGCTAACTAGCCTAATGCTCATAGCTGTAGCTGACCACGTTTTCACTGTGGGAGAGCACACGGGGTTTCTCACGGAGTTCAGCCACTCTGAGCACTCAGCTTGTGTGCTGATGATGTTCTAGTATTACTTGTTGAATATTAAATGCACTAAAATAAGATGATGGGATAAGTTAATATTGATCTTAAAGGTCATgaatctacttttttttttgttacatttgctGCTCTAGCGGCACTGTATAGATGTCCGTGCGTACTCTTACTGTGCTGATAAGTTACCACATACTGTAAAACTACAGCATGTGGGCTTTTGTATActttttggtcattttattttgtacatttgaaTGTAATTAACATATTGCTTCACTGCTATGCAGTTCAAAGCAATGCTCCTGTAATTCAGTTAAAGGGGCAGTACTGTAAAAAATAAtctaccatagttcatggtttATTTCTGATAGAAATGTGCACCTTGATGATGGAATAAGCTGATTGTGATTTAAAGATTGCATTCATGATTAAGATGCACTGTAAAGACTGATTAGAAATGAAACTTAAtgttttgtgcttgtttttgttaaagCACTTGCATTATTTACTCATATGGCCATATACATCACTATAGTGTGTGAACTGAAttagtaaatggtaaatggcctgtatttgtatagcgctttactagtccctaaggaccccaaagtgctttacacaaccagtcatccacccattcacacactggtgatggcaaccctgacagccaccctggggtgcactgacagaggcgaggctgccggacactggcgccaccgggccctctgaccaccaccagtaggcaacgggtgaagtgtcttgcccaaggacacaacgaccaagactgtccaagccggggctcgaaccggcaaccttccgattacaaggcgaactcccaagtcttgagccacgatcgccctgtTGTTTACAGgttaggtttttttgtttgtttgtttgttttttttgtgggatCGTGAGACCTGGATTTCTTCGTGACGAGGAAGATGGCGAGCCTTTCCCTTTGAACCGAACCACAGCCATTCCGAGTTGGCCCAGAAGGGCAGGTTGCTCTTCTCTCACGAACAATTGCAACAGTGCGGTAGGACGAAATCgcaccaatcacagacttttgACCTATTGGATTTGACTTGACTGAACACTGACTATTAAGCCAGCAAGACTGACATATCTGAGCTCAGATAAGATtctggttattattattattgctgtcattgtattttattttatgttttcattcctGTTTATGAAGTGCTGTTAAATTGTTGCTAAATAGTTCAATACAATTCAAAGCAACTTTACCTGTGGCTCCAGTCATTCTTCTGCACGCAACTCACTTTATCCCTCCTACGAATCTAGCTATTGGCCCATTCTCTCCATCTTACTTTAACTTCCCCTATCCTATCCTGTACTTGGCTACACATTCTTAAAAGTCAAGGCAATATCTTCTGAAAGGACATTTTTTACAACCAAACTAGTACTAAAAAATCATCAAGTACAGAGAAAATATCAccataaaatattattacttttCTTCCCATGTCAAGCTCCTGTATATCACTTTTCACATATATCAGCATAGTTCACCTGGAGAAACCTACAAGGAAGGAAATAACCATTTGATTTAGGCCTGTTACCTTGCTGCAGTTTTTTATACTGCTAGAATACATGTTGTTCTATTTAACATGGccaaagtttaaaataatgaggtcagcaaATGTGTAGGTAATTTTTATGATCCAAAAGCTTAAGTGTCAGACAGTTTGAAAACAACCGGTTCATGAGTTTGGTTTTGGGAGGGTGTTTTAGCCAATCTATTTGGTCTGTGGTGTCAAGGTGAAGACggatattaataaaataatcacTCAGGGACTCAGCTCTGACTATATGCAGTAGACCCACTCACCTGCTGTTTGAGGGGGGTCTCCAGTCAGAGGAAAACCTGCTTAAAGCAGTAAACGCCCAAACTGAGGATTAACTGAAGAGGCCTAGTATGAGGTAAATaaggtttattttaaaatgtgaatcGAGTTCTATTGTAAATGAATAATATAATCACATTGAGCTGGAAATGCCCATCAGTGATCATGAAATGAAGCTGACAAGACTTAACTAAGACACTGACAGGTTCAACTGAGTCTTTGTAAatagaattaaaaaacaactagtgctgaaataaaatttgtttaGGATGGACAGCTGCAGGCCTCATCAATAATGACATCAATAATTCCTGAATGactataattatttatttttcttctatatTAAGTATGTTAAAGGTTATACAAAGAGAGCAACAGAGTGTGACTTGAAATATGGGAATGTAGATGTGATATTGCACAATATGGACATCAAGGGCGGGAGGAGAGAGAAGAACATGTATAAAAAATATCCAGTGCACATTGGATAAGGTGTTCTTCCTCTAGTTTCCTGCAATTGGTATAGAGAGCATCATCAGAAGATTAGCCACTCCCAAACACTGGACTTACAAATTGGATTTgtattttttggctttttttttctcatttctgctGTGTTGGATTATAACTTCCAAGGATTTGGCTGTTTCCTGTTGGATAAGTGATGAGTGCATCTTCCAGCCTGGCTGTGCCCATCCTCCTCTTAGTCACGCCGCTTAAGTTCAGTATTAGACAATCAGCATTAGCTTGCAGTAGATTAATTAGATGAGTAAACAAGGTAAAAGCCtgtgtattattatatattttgtgGCTTTCTCTAATTTTTGCTGTCTTGGATTATAACTTCCAAGGATTTGGCTGTTTCCTGCTGGATTATAAGTGATGAGTGCACTGAAAtccatgttggatttacttaattcaGTAATGGACAATGGTTGCACACaactgttttgctttggcagaaacttaaacaacttaGTTTAATCAACACAACTTAtttatattcaataaacctgtgcattttgtgttgattAAACGTGATTGAAACATGGTTAGATGAAGTAAGTTGAACTCTTGGAATATTGTAATCATTGacaattttgtcttttttttcccaaactATTCAATAGCTTTTACCCCAAtactacttggtcacttaaatactacatgttatcttcatattacataatgttcaacaaagtctagagtctggttAACATAAAAATTAAATGGATTTACAACAACTACCATCCTCTTGTCTTTATCCGAGTTGCAGGGGGGCTGGGGTATAACCCTGAAATGATAGAggtaagaggcagggtacataTACTCTAGGGCACATATACTGAAAAAAGGAAAGGCGGCTGCTcgacttgactgagatggatgccttCCTCAAACCACGATCCAAAGCCGTCGAGATTAAATCACATGCAGTGTTGCgagatttaacattgctatattattgacttacttcactcgaacatgatatgaacaatttaatataccctctctgcatatcatgtagtttctacactatatcgttacacttaactttaaagcatgaaGCAATTGTGTTGAATACATGcaagatgcttacataaatTCAAAAGATGGCCAATCCCTTTTTTCAGTGTTCTTCTTCCAGCCTGGATATGCCCATCCTCCTCTTAGTCACAAGTTCAGTATTAGAAATCATCATTAGCTCGCAGTAGATTAATTGGATGAGTAAACAAGGTAAAAGCCTGTGTATTATTATAAAATCACTCAAAGGGTTATTACAGGTTACGCTATCCTTGAAAAGTAAAAGATCCAGAGCCTATTTTTCAGGCTACTTTATTTTAACTCCAAGTGCACGGATTATAGGTGAGAACTGCTGCTAACGATGTGGCTGAGAATTGTATTTCATCTGCAAGGCCACACAAGCAAGGACGCCGTCAGAAGGCGCAGGATCGTCATGACAAGGACTACAAAGCAGTTAGAGCAGTATGACATAAAGCCCAGTTCACACCTCAGATTCTTGTAATTTTAATAACAATAACCAAGAGTATAATCTTTATACATGACGAGTGTacattcttgtttttgtgtgttacaGAGCAGAGACAGGGTGACATGTTTATTGTACACAAGCAGCGCGAGAAGGGGTTTCAGTGGATGACACAGATGAGGAGTGGGCTGAACAGGacaaagaaaacttaaaaactgAAGCAAGATGTGAGCCCAAATCCCATTTACAGAAATAAAATCCTCACGCaggttttcttctttcctttcagCTGAGAGTTTTCCTTCACCTCTTCACTGCTAGGTGCTATTTAAGACGTGCAATGTACAGCATTATTAAATCACATTTCATATGAATATGTATAttgaacaaagaaacacagataTGCATACAACAATTATGACAATTTCTGACTTGTATTActgaaaataaaccagaataaacaacaaagaaacagtCACATCAAAGAGTAAATGTAGCTCATGAATCTAATATATTTGATTTAACTGTAGTGTTTTGTGAGTATACAGGTGTACAGGTGTTGTTTAGGACTTTTTAGTTGTTGATTCCAACTTTGTGGAGCTTTCGCTGATGGTTGGTGGAGCCTGCAGAACAGAGGAAATAGATGTGCGTCATTCATTATTAGTCACTGTGGTCATTTACAAACAAGCTGTGGTTCACTTACTTTTTTCCTGAAAGAATTCAGCAGTGCTTCACGGGTCTgtcaaaatcagaataaaaacaaagtttgaTGAAAACATTTCCAAGGATATTTTTGATAACTGTtgataataattttattaaaataactgaaataacacagAATAAACCTGAGAACAACTACAACAATAATGACATCGATTCAGCTGTGGATTTTAGATCATGCACTCCTGCCATTGGCTTCAaactttaaatatattcaaatgtTATCACAGTGATACAGCAGCATGTAACTAAACTAGGTAGGCCTCTTATCTCTAGAAGTAAATGACTTTACCATTCTGTCCCCCAGGCACGTGgtcaacaaaataaacaaaccctAGAAGTGAAAaacaagcatttaaaaaaaaaaaacaacaagcgATACTTTTAGCAGAACAGATATTGAGTCTGATCAGTTTAATAATTGTGACCATACCTGGAATGCGTTGAGCACAACAAAAGCGTAGTTCACAGCTAAAGTCACAGCTCCAGCTGTGAGGTCCAGACTAAATGTTGCAAATCCAAAAATCCATGGCAAACCAAAGATTGGCGTCAGAAGAATAACTGATCTCAGGACAGTTTTGGCGGCCTGTATTTCTTTCTCATGAGATTTTTCTGTGATCTTATGGTCCAAAAGCTTCATGATTACCACTATCATGGCAAACAAGTTGATAAAAACAATTATACCAACTGGGAGAATGAATGTATAGATGGTTCCTTTCAGAGTTCCAGAATAGACCAGCCAACAGGTTTTCGTACTGAAATACGCGCCTTGAGCGCCGGCGTTGTTGGTGAGAAATGTGATGAAAACAATGAGAAAAGGACAAACGTAGCCCAGGATCAACGAGAACCTCAGATAGGTTTTCTTGCTCACTTTGTGAAACAGGAAAACTGCCTGATGAAGGAGCGTGGTGCTCAGGCTCAACATCCAAAAGAACATGGCCAGGTAGCAGAAATGCTTCAGAAGAGCCGCGATTCTACACCAGATTTCTGAAATGCTCTCTGGTTTAGAAGATGCCAGAAAACAGCAATCTGCCACCagcaaacaaagagaaatgttcACATGGGCGGTGTGGCGCAAATACAGAGTATTTGTCTTGACTACTTTGCTCCAGACGGTCAGTTCTATCAGGAGGCTGATAACGAGTGACACCACCGACACAGAAAGTCCAGCGTACGTTATCTCGGTCATGTAAGGGATTTCAATGGGACGCCTGGACATCAGAATGGCAAATGAAGTCAGATGATTGCAAGTGCACTCGTCAGGTTTAGAAGCACCCCCCCATACACATCCGTCATCTGTCCATTTGCTCTGGTTGTAGTTCCATGAGACACATTGCAGACTAACATCGGGAGGCCTGGGTGTGAGCAATGGGAACTTTATTGTAATCTGAAGGTTTTCTTTTCCCCCTTCAGTAGTGGTTGTTGACACAACAATACTGTTGATGTCAGATGTCAGATCTGTTCTATTGGGCAAATAGTCCTGCAGGTTATTGAATCCAGCTGTTTTTACGATGCCATTTCCTGAGCTTCTAACAGTGACTGCGGCATTGAACACCGTATTGGTGCATGTTTTTCCACTGCATGTGCctatatctatatttttttGATCAGAATCATTACTTATGGTtgacattttaattaaattctcAACTGACTGCAGATATTTCTCAGCCAGGGTTTGGTTGCTTTCAGGATTCTGTTTATTCCATGAGTTTTCAAGAGACTCATCCAGCAGattactggatgaggccaggagattctgaaaagaaaaacaaagttttgaGGGTGATATAACTACAATGCTTAAAATTAATCATGAAAAACTGAACTAGTC
This is a stretch of genomic DNA from Pelmatolapia mariae isolate MD_Pm_ZW linkage group LG16_19, Pm_UMD_F_2, whole genome shotgun sequence. It encodes these proteins:
- the LOC134646330 gene encoding adhesion G protein-coupled receptor F5-like; this translates as MYESFFEKTAGDPYCPAEGVWGDTKAGFTSVLKCTNSAGKRKRECNLNAQWKDEVSECVNSDLYNVLQNAKISDTGLGALDKNAETIFSNLNNVTQNSGRINTFANVNASVDVLSTMSDKLKVVDNVTTTKNLLASSSNLLDESLENSWNKQNPESNQTLAEKYLQSVENLIKMSTISNDSDQKNIDIGTCSGKTCTNTVFNAAVTVRSSGNGIVKTAGFNNLQDYLPNRTDLTSDINSIVVSTTTTEGGKENLQITIKFPLLTPRPPDVSLQCVSWNYNQSKWTDDGCVWGGASKPDECTCNHLTSFAILMSRRPIEIPYMTEITYAGLSVSVVSLVISLLIELTVWSKVVKTNTLYLRHTAHVNISLCLLVADCCFLASSKPESISEIWCRIAALLKHFCYLAMFFWMLSLSTTLLHQAVFLFHKVSKKTYLRFSLILGYVCPFLIVFITFLTNNAGAQGAYFSTKTCWLVYSGTLKGTIYTFILPVGIIVFINLFAMIVVIMKLLDHKITEKSHEKEIQAAKTVLRSVILLTPIFGLPWIFGFATFSLDLTAGAVTLAVNYAFVVLNAFQGLFILLTTCLGDRMTREALLNSFRKKAPPTISESSTKLESTTKKS